One region of Purpureocillium takamizusanense chromosome 4, complete sequence genomic DNA includes:
- a CDS encoding uncharacterized protein (EggNog:ENOG503NZQD~COG:S~SECRETED:SignalP(1-20~SECRETED:cutsite=ALA-QS~SECRETED:prob=0.6487)) encodes MTMKLSSIVATSLLAECALAQSANDSRWTNEAVFQDSILNTTNGYREEHGAHDVHWNATLASFAKSYLDRSSCKFAHSHGPYGENLAAGYVAPASAIRAFGEERKSYNFSNPNWQPRGGHFTQLVWKKTNAIGCAAKHCGKRMRWYLVCEYSPRGNVIGAFKSNVGRKIR; translated from the coding sequence ATGACCATGAAGTTGTCTAGCATCGTAGCAacctccctcctcgccgaaTGCGCCCTTGCGCAGTCCGCCAACGACAGCCGCTGGACCAACGAAGCCGTCTTTCAGGATTCCATACTCAACACCACCAACGGGTACCGCGAGGAACACGGCGCCCACGATGTCCACTGGAACGCTACGCTCGCAAGCTTCGCCAAGAGCTATCTAGATCGCAGCAGCTGCAAGTTTGCGCATTCTCACGGGCCCTACGGCGAGAACCTTGCCGCCGGCTACGTGGCGCCGGCAAGCGCTATCCGTGCCTTTGGCGAGGAGCGTAAGAGCTACAACTTTAGCAACCCCAACTGGCAGCCACGGGGCGGTCATTTCACCCAGCTGGTCTGGAAGAAGACCAACGCCATCGGCTGTGCGGCGAAGCACTGCGGGAAGCGGATGCGCTGGTACCTGGTCTGCGAGTACTCGCCCCGAGGCAATGTCATTGGCGCGTTCAAGTCAAATGTCGGTCGCAAAATTCGGTAG
- a CDS encoding uncharacterized protein (COG:S~EggNog:ENOG503P6QX), producing MPTEAQIAGGHKATLNNPNASDEAKQHSRQVLDNEFNGGDVPKSGDNEDKNPGNVAGGLKATLKNPNVSEEAKESAKERLDNM from the exons ATGCCTACCGAAGCTCAaatcgccggcggccacaaGGCCACGCTCAACAACCCCAACGCTTCGgacgaggccaagcagcACTCGCGCCAGGTCCTCGACAACGAGTTTAACGGCGGAGACG TCCCTAAATccggcgacaacgaggaTAAGAACCCTGGCAACGTCGCTGGCGGACTCAAGGC CACGCTAAAGAACCCGAACGTGTcggaggaggccaaggagagCGCCAAGGAGCGCCTGGACAACATGTAG
- a CDS encoding uncharacterized protein (EggNog:ENOG503NYAH~COG:K) yields the protein MNASSSSTALAPSPVGQPDINKPGETARPRIASRASSAKGGKAPAPSSAAPAAAVPSGTAPQARAPLPTRQPKPAVSAKAAAAVAPAPLPRLSVPPVDKMAMAAVISPSPAPEAPAPKTSMTSKEWVIPPRPKPGRKPATDTPPTKRKAQNRAAQRAFRERRAARVGELEIQLDEQREAHEKVEADLKEKIHGLELDLQSFRSRCMLLENMLDRERQERIRAETQAETLKHRHADDFFRPQSMSASHRHSRSQQPSPTLPHQRHSASDSHQMHHGGRNLSISHIITPPETVGTSTSEADATLTCGNCSPSGPCACAEEVLASAASGCGKCGFGSHCQCLDDIAASVNQGQSLKRPVSPSNPSSDEKRQRSDGRGVLETETDFTAMFSRPSVVSVPQHSPYELHSESQLSTDSMPFKDSCGFCKEGTYCMCAEEAAAMVTPAMTPTAEVLPPISQQTQTPPPSEPDIIPSPLVMEMTADGAVKLPRRTQKPHKKPTKNNTKGCGANGPGTCAQCQADPKSGLFCRLMAAKFESESGSSRGGCCGGKGAVGGCCKSSAPESQKITLPSLPSLGLSCAEAYQTLSSHRNFERAADDISSWLPKLKASTPTPSRPGTQRGRQAIEVEAASIMSVLKEFDVRFGREC from the coding sequence atgaacgcttcttcctcctccaccgctcTTGCACCATCTCCTGTCGGTCAGCCCGACATCAACAAGCCCGGCGAAaccgctcgcccgcgcatcgcctctcgtgcctcgtcggccaagggcggcaaggccccAGCTCCGTCGTCCGCtgctcctgccgccgcggttCCGTCCGGGACTGCACCGCAGGCTCGAGCCCCTCTTCCGACAAGACAGCCGAAACCAGCCGTGTCGGCAAaggccgcggcagccgttGCTCcggcgcctctgccgcgACTCTCTGTCCCTCCCGTCGACAAAatggccatggctgctgtCATTAGTCCCAGTCCTGCTCccgaggcgcccgccccgaAGACGTCCATGACATCGAAGGAATGGGTCATCCCACCGAGGCCCAAGCCCGGCCGTAAGCCGGCGACGgacacgccgccgacaaagCGCAAGGCTCAGAACCGGGCTGCCCAGCGAGCCTTTCGTGAGCGCCGTGCTGCAAGAGTCGGTGAGCTTGAGATCCAGCTGGACGAACAGCGTGAGGCACATGAAAAAGTCGAGGCCGATCTCAAGGAGAAGAtccacggcctcgagctggaTCTTCAATCTTTCCGCTCCCGCTGCATGCTATTGGAGAACATGCTCGACCGCGAGCGTCAAGAACGTATCCGGGCCGAGACGCAGGCCGAGACGCTCAAACACCGTCACGCCGACGACTTTTTTCGACCCCAAAGCATGAGTGCATCGCATCGTCACAgccgcagccagcagcccagTCCGACCCTCCCCCATCAGAGGCACAGTGCCTCTGATTCCCATCAGATGCACCACGGGGGGAGGAATCTTTCCATCTCCCACATCATTACTCCTCCCGAGACTGTGGGCACGAGTACCAGCGAGGCGGACGCAACGCTCACATGTGGCAACTGCTCGCCCTCAGGGCCTTGCGCCTGTGCCGAGGAGGTCCTGGCCTCTGCCGCCAGCGGGTGTGGCAAGTGTGGTTTCGGCTCTCATTGCCAgtgcctcgacgacatcgccgcctcaGTCAATCAAGGCCAGTCCCTGAAGCGGCCCGTATCCCCTTCAAACCCCTCCTCGGATGAAAAACGCCAGCGGTCTGACGGACGCGGTGTGCTGGAGACTGAGACGGACTTCACCGCCATGTTCTCTCGCCCATCGGTCGTAAGCGTTCCACAGCACTCTCCGTACGAGTTACACTCGGAGAGCCAGCTTTCTACAGATTCAATGCCGTTCAAGGACAGCTGCGGCTTCTGCAAAGAAGGCACCTACTGCATGtgcgccgaggaggcggccgcgatggTTACCCCGGCCATGACGCCAACTGCTGAGGTCCTGCCTCCCATCTCCCAGCAAACACaaacaccgccgccgagcgaaCCGGACATCATTCCGTCGCCTCTGGTGATGGAGATGACTGCAGATGGCGCCGTTAAGCTTCCTCGCAGGACGCAGAAGCCGCACAAGAAGCCCACAAAGAACAATACCaagggctgcggcgccaacggcccCGGCACCTGTGCCCAGTGCCAGGCCGACCCCAAGTCTGGTCTCTTCTGCCgcctcatggccgccaagTTTGAATCCGAGTCGGGCTCATCCagaggcggctgctgcggcggcaagggggCCGTAGGCGGCTGCTGCAAGTCATCTGCTCCAGAAAGCCAGAAGATCACTCTTCCTAGCTTGCCCAGCCTGGGCCTTAGCTGCGCCGAGGCGTATCAAACTCTTTCTAGCCATCGGAACTTTGAacgtgccgccgacgacattaGCTCGTGGCTGCCGAAGCTCAAGGCctccacgcccacgcccagtCGACCCGGGACTCAGCGCGGTCGACAGGCGATCGAGGTGGAAGCAGCGAGCATCATGAGCGTGCTGAAGGAATTTGATGTGCGGTTCGGCAGGGAGTGCTAG
- a CDS encoding uncharacterized protein (COG:U~EggNog:ENOG503P1RP), producing the protein MHLTGLCIKTVKPRLLPPWSTTTIHGTHWALRTSTAVHHDPSVDSSTYHRPNPCHRQSSKGPQGTSRTATHVITESLVRSACPSSASMAHLAPASHTHTHPTPSNTAATFNLAAPSSSSSSTGGGDDDDDDDAPLPFPTALPRSDFLAPDFQPAAYLSALPHRHQTLEDLRADLRDRSAAISAELLELVNSNYTAFLSLGSELRGGDEKVEGVKVALLGFRRAVEDVKAKVASRRDESQRLSGELGDVRSSIEQGRKMLEVSDRLSALEERLAVDSLPADGDVEWDSDDTDENDDDEDEHVQGLVGSSPARLLQSARECRQITVLEQSLDPQHPFFIKLDERLTRCRNTLLLDLGNALKEARGAGARGQGRVMRYLEIYRMLDAQGEAVKALRKT; encoded by the coding sequence ATGCATCTAACGGGGCTATGCATCAAAACAGTCAAACCTCGCCTACTACCACCGtggtccaccaccaccatccacgGCACACACTGGGCGCTTCGTACCAGCACAGCTGTTCACCACGACCCGTCCGTCGACAGCTCCACCTACCACAGGCCCAACCCATGCCACCGCCAGTCTTCTAAAGGACCTCAGGGCACCAGCAGAACCGCAACGCATGTGATCACTGAATCTCTCGTTCGCTCTGCTTGCCCGTCCTCCGCCAGCATGGCACACctggcgcccgcctcccacacccacacacaccccACCCCGTCCAACACGGCGGCCACCTTCAACCTGGCCGccccttcgtcctcctcgtcttccacaggcggcggcgatgacgacgacgacgacgacgccccgcTGCCCTTTCCCACCGCCCTGCCCCGGTCCGACTTCCTAGCGCCCGACttccagcccgccgcctacctgtccgcgctgccgcaccgccaccagaccctcgaggacctgcgcgccgacctgcgcgaccgcagcgccgccatcagcgccgagctgctcgagctcgtcaacTCCAACTACACGGCCTTCCTGTCGCTTGGGTCTgagctccgcggcggcgacgaaaaggtcgagggcgtcaaggtcgCGCTGCTCGGCTTCCGACGGGCCGTGGAGGACGTCAAGGCAAAggtggcgtcgcggcgggaCGAGTCGCAGCGGCTgagcggcgagctgggcgacgtGCGCTCCAGCATCGAGCAGGGTCGCAAGATGCTCGAGGTGTCGGACAGGCTCTcggcgctggaggagcggCTTGCGGTCGATAGCCTGCCGGCGGACGGGGACGTGGAGTGGGACTCGGACGACACGGAcgaaaacgacgacgacgaagatgagcACGTACAGGGCCTCGTGGGGAGCTCCCCCGCGAGACTGCTGCAGTCGGCGCGCGAATGCCGGCAAATAACGGTTTTGGAGCAGAGCCTCGACCCGCAACACCCTTTTTTCATCAAGCTAGACGAACGCCTTACAAGATGCCGCAACACGCTACTTCTAGACCTTGGCAATGCGCTCAAAGAGGCTAGGGGAGCtggcgcccgtggccaaggccgcgtGATGAGATATCTAGAGATATACCGGATGCTGGATGCACAGGGCGAGGCCGTTAAGGCGCTGCGCAAAACATAG
- a CDS encoding uncharacterized protein (EggNog:ENOG503NZ88~COG:J~BUSCO:EOG092643Y5), translating into MSPIDRCLTSMARLSLSQFSHVARPSATSIPRFLAPALVQSRQASVIRIKKTAKKKRAIPKDFKRPNLEKTGFPQFSLCEAMRVLRAVEVGQPSASVKYEVHINLKTARNGPVIKNSIRLPHPVQSDWQIAVICPEGSEIANAATAAGAVAVGEETLFEAIRQEKIEFDRLICHESSEKALNKAGLGKILGPKGLMPSQRMKTIVSDVAKSIRDSAGAADYRERQGVIRMAIGQLAYTPDQLKANIQALLKKIKSECAEISEESSKEVNEVVLSSTHGPALSLNGKLRDAEDQVTPEALSSVM; encoded by the exons ATGTCGCCGATTGACCGATGCCTGACCTCCATGGCCAGGCTCAGCCTCTCACAGTTCTCCCACGTcgcgcgcccgtcagcgACGTCGATACCGCGCTTCCTGGCGCCCGCACTGGTCCAGAGCCGCCAGGCCTCGGTGATCAGGATCAAGAAGAccgccaagaagaagagggcgaTTCCCAAGGACTTCAAGCGGCCCAATTTGGAGAAGACGGGGTTTCCTCAGTTTTCATTATGCGAGGCAATGCG TGTCCTGCGAGCCGTCGAAGTCGGCCAGCCCTCTGCGTCCGTCAAATACGAAGTCCATATCAACCTCAAGACTGCGCGAAATGGACCCGTAATCAAGAACAGCATTCGCTTGCCGCACCCCGTCCAGAGCGACTGGCAGATCGCCGTCATCTGCCCCGAGGGCAGCGAgatcgccaacgccgccaccgcggccggtgctgtcgccgtcggcgaggagacGCTCTTCGAGGCCATTCGTCAGGAAAAGATTGAATTCGACCGACTCATTTGCCATGAGTCGAGCGAAAAGGCGCTCAACAAGGCTGGGTTGGGCAAGATTCTCGGGCCCAAGGGTTTGATGCCCAGCCAGCGGATGAAGACAATCGTCAGCGACGTGGCCAAGTCCATCCGAGACTCTGCAGGTGCTGCCGACTACCGTGAGCGCCAGGGCGTCATTCGCATGGCTATTGGTCAGCTGGCCTATACCCCGgaccagctcaaggccaacaTCCAGGCGCTTCTCAAGAAGATCAAGTCGGAGTGCGCTGAGATCTCGGAGGAGTCGTCCAAGGAGGTGAACGAGGTCGTTCTCAGCTCCACGCACGGTCCCGCGTTGAGCCTCAATGGGAAGCTGAGGGACGCAGAGGATCAAGTCACGCCGGAAGCTTTGTCCAGCGTCATGTAG
- a CDS encoding Glutamate--tRNA ligase (EggNog:ENOG503NUH3~COG:J), translated as MKHAELETLASKLSGDFRSIEPHLRDLDKHLTLRTYLEGYGLTDLDKQVWQTLKANKAALGFIRRNGLPNVTRWFTFVEQSHPEIQEDTKTGEAKKAGANYNLALQDTDKGVVTRFLPEPSGYLHIGHAKAALLSDYFGHVAYKGQMRLRLDDTNPAKESEEFQDAIVEDLALMGIKADTLTYTSDYFDYLYDMCKKLISMGKAYADDTDQETMRAQRMDGIPSKHRDRSVEENLRIFEEMKKGSPEGLTHCIRAKISFDDPNKAMRDPVIYRCNVNDAHHRTGRKWNMYPMYDFACPVVDSHEGVTHALRSTEYTDRNPQYQWFLDTLGLRQVHMWDFARMNFIRTFLSKRKLAKLVDTGKVWGWDDPRMPTVRGVRRRGMSVAALRDFIIRQGPSRNVVVMDWTSFWNANKKEIDPVVPRHTALLQKDMVKAKLTGAEAPTGVVVEQRPKHPKNPSVGTKDVVFSPEIYIDQADAKSFKVNEEVTLMGWGNGFVRELPAEDPIKSMTVELNLKGDFKATDKKITWLSAQGFELVPAELWDFDYLITKDKLEEDDNVEDFLNPDTSSVEDAWCDAGVGKLKADDIIQLERRGFYRVDKGMNDWKPGEAGLKGPRVVLFNIPTGKASK; from the exons ATGAAgcacgccgagctcgagacCCTCGCCTCCAAGCTCTCCGGGGACTTCCGGTCCATCGAGCCCCATCTCAGGGACCTCGACAAGCACCTGACGCTGAGGACCTACCTAGAGGGCTATGGCTTGACGGACCTCGACAAGCAGGTCTGGCAGACGCTCAAGGCCAACAAGGCCGCCCTCGGCTTCATCCGCCGCAACGGCCTGCCCAACGTCACCCGATGGTTCACCTTTGTCGAGCAGTCCCACCCTGAGATCCAGGAGGACACCAAGAccggcgaggccaagaaggccggcGCCAACTACAACCTCGCCCTTCAGGACACCGACAAGGGCGTCGTGACCCGTTTCCTCCCCGAGCCCTC CGGCTACTTGCACATTGGGCATGCCAAGGCGGCCCTCCTCAGCGATTATTTTGGCCATGTCGCCTACAAGGGTCAGATGCGCCTccggctcgacgacaccaACCCCGCCAAGGAGAGCGAGGAGTTCCAAGATGCCATTGTCGAAGACCTCGCCCTCATGGGCATCAAGGCCGACACGCTGACCTACACCTCGGACTACTTCGACTACCTATACGACATGTGCAAGAAGCTCATCTCCATGGGCAAGGCctacgccgacgacacggacCAGGAGACGATGCGTGCCCAGCGTATGGATGGCATTCCATCCAAGCATCGCGACCGATCCGTCGAGGAGAACCTGCGCATCTTTGAGGAGATGAAGAAGGGCTCCCCCGAGGGCCTGACGCACTGCATCCGCGCTAAGATCTCCTTTGACGACCCCAACAAGGCCATGCGCGACCCCGTCATCTACCGGTGCAATGTCAACGACGCCCATCACCGCACCGGGCGCAAGTGGAACATGTACCCCATGTACGACTTTGCctgccccgtcgtcgacagccaCGAGGGCGTCACGCACGCGCTCCGCTCCACCGAGTACACGGATCGCAACCCCCAATACCAGTGGTTCCTCGACACGCTGGGCCTCCGGCAGGTTCACATGTGGGACTTTGCCCGCATGAACTTTATCCGCACGTTTCTCTCCAAgcgcaagctggccaagctggtCGACACGGGCAAGGTCTGGGGCTGGGACGACCCGCGCATGCCCACCGTCCGAGgtgtgcgccgccgcggcatgtcggtggctgcgctgcgcgacTTCATCATCCGCCAGGGCCCGAGccgcaacgtcgtcgtcatggactGGACGAGCTTCTGGAACGCCAACAAGAAGGAGATTGACCCGGTCGTGCCTCGGCACACGGCCCTGCTCCAGAAGGACATggtcaaggccaagctcactggcgccgaggctcccacgggcgtcgtggtcgagCAGCGCCCCAAGCACCCCAAGAACCCCAGTGTTGGCACCAAGGACGTTGTCTTCTCTCCAGAGATCTACATCGACCAGGCCGACGCGAAGAGCTTCAAGGTCAACGAGGAGGTGACGCTCATGGGCTGGGGCAACGGTTTCGTCCGCGAGCTCCCCGCCGAGGATCCCATCAAGAGCATGACGGTGGAGCTCAACCTCAAGGGCGACTTCAAGGCCACGGACAAGAAGATTACGTGGCTGTCGGCCCAAGGCTTCGAGCTGGTGCCGGCCGAGCTGTGGGACTTTGACTACCTCATCACCAAGGacaagctggaggaggacgacaaCGTAGAGGATTTCCTCAATCCTGACACGTCcagcgtcgaggacgcgtGGTGtgacgcgggcgtgggcaagctcaaggccgatGACATCATCCAGCTGGAGCGACGAGGCTTCTACCGGGTAGACAAGGGCATGAATGATTGGAAgccgggcgaggccgggctCAAGGGCCCGAGAGTGGTCTTGTTCAACATTCCGACCGGCAAGGCATCAAAATAG
- a CDS encoding uncharacterized protein (TransMembrane:1 (o12-29i)), protein MGFALAPDLGGAALSIPATVILVLLRGWINLTTFVRTRSTTTQMPTKHVFLHKARPPTDAPDTGRDTKVQQIQQKDLE, encoded by the coding sequence ATGGGCTTCGCACTGGCTCCtgatctcggcggcgccgccctctccaTCCCGGCCACGGTCATCCTCGTACTCCTCCGCGGCTGGATCAACCTCACGACGTTCGTGAGGACCCGTTCGACCACAACACAGATGCCGACCAAGCACGTGTTTCTCCACAAAGCGCGCCCCCCGACCGACGCCCCTGATACAGGACGTGACACCAAAGTCCAACAAATTCAACAAAAAGACCTTGAGTGA
- a CDS encoding 5'-nucleotidase (COG:S~SECRETED:SignalP(1-20~SECRETED:cutsite=THA-LR~SECRETED:prob=0.7698)~EggNog:ENOG503P1CK), with protein sequence MKSLVTVAMAAAAVAPGTHALRILQASEESWADLTVRNLHAKLTAANHSAVLVGPTKHCTRSGRTDRDPEPLMEACQFSSCPAGANATSGRNETDPTLQWLNAHPKTCMRVGLESMGPMTPGWDGREAQFAVAGPSGAMSRTVNAMPLALFAKWTATARAAAWAAFTGVPAIAFASAQDGQSFAWNDTSAPAYTRIYPELAARLVEEIVAAGPPYLPEGVFLNVNFPPLTDKCDHPDKFKWVMTHRPSGWNFWGPRVVNCGKKTRLPDDGIGIRRPEKCYISVTAVDSWYMETHPAPLVHYNLLKKLEHLWYCTPTANLTCVIGC encoded by the coding sequence ATGAAgtccctcgtcaccgtcgccatggccgcggcagccgtcGCGCCCGGCACACACGCCCTCCGCATCCTCCAGGCGTCCGAGGAGAGCTGGGCCGACCTCACGGTGCGCAACCTCCACGCGAAGCTCACGGCGGCCAACCACagcgccgtgctcgtcggcccTACCAAGCACTGCACCAGAAGCGGGCGCACCGACCGGGACCCGGAGCCGCTCATGGAGGCGTGCCAGTTCTCGTCGTGCCCCGcgggcgccaacgccacctCGGGACGCAACGAGACGGACCCGACGCTGCAGTGGCTCAACGCCCACCCCAAGACGTGCAtgcgcgtcggcctcgagtcCATGGGGCCCATGACGCCCGGGTGGGACGGGCGGGAGGCGCAgttcgccgtcgcggggccCAGCGGCGCCATGTCCAGGACCGTCAACGCGATGCCCCTTGCACTCTTCGCCAAGTGGAccgccacggcgagggcggcggcctgggccgcgTTCACGGGCGTGCCGGCCATTGCCTTCGCCTCGGCCCAGGACGGCCAGTCGTTTGCCTGGAACGATACCAGCGCGCCCGCGTACACGCGCATCTAcccggagctggcggcgcggctggtcgaggagatcgtcgccgcgggcccgcCGTACCTCCCCGAGGGCGTCTTCCTCAACGTCAACTTCCCGCCCCTGACGGACAAGTGCGACCACCCGGACAAGTTCAAGTGGGTGATGACGCATCGCCCCTCGGGTTGGAACTTCTGGGGCCCCCGTGTCGTGAACTGCggcaagaagacgaggctgcccgacgacggcatcggcatccgCCGGCCCGAAAAGTGCTACAtctccgtcaccgccgtcgactcCTGGTACATGGAGACTCACCCCGCTCCGCTGGTGCACTACAACCTGTTGAAGAAGCTCGAACACCTCTGGTACTGCACACCGACTGCGAACTTGACATGTGTCATCGGCTGTTGA